The proteins below come from a single Caenibius sp. WL genomic window:
- the gpmA gene encoding 2,3-diphosphoglycerate-dependent phosphoglycerate mutase, producing the protein MPSLILVRHGQSQWNLENRFTGWWDVDLTEKGEAEARAAGRLLAEKGLLPTVAFTSLQTRAIRTLHLALENCGRVWIPETKDWRLNERHYGGLTGLDKAETAAKHGDEQVKIWRRSFDTPPPPLAADSEFSLAKDARYAGIDVPAAESLKDTIARVLPYYESAILPALKAGETVIVSAHGNSLRALVKHLSQISDADILELEIPTGQPIVYDFEAAGRPGERQYLKDR; encoded by the coding sequence GTGCCCAGCCTGATCCTCGTCCGCCACGGCCAGAGCCAGTGGAACCTGGAAAACCGTTTCACCGGCTGGTGGGATGTGGACCTGACCGAAAAAGGCGAAGCCGAAGCGCGCGCCGCTGGCCGGCTTCTGGCCGAAAAGGGCCTTCTGCCCACCGTCGCGTTCACATCGCTGCAGACCCGCGCGATCCGCACGTTGCATCTGGCGCTGGAAAATTGCGGCCGGGTGTGGATTCCGGAAACCAAGGACTGGCGCCTGAACGAACGCCACTATGGCGGGCTGACCGGGCTCGACAAGGCCGAAACGGCCGCCAAGCATGGCGACGAACAGGTGAAGATCTGGCGCCGCAGCTTCGACACGCCGCCTCCGCCGCTGGCCGCCGACAGCGAATTTTCGCTGGCGAAGGACGCGCGCTATGCCGGGATCGACGTGCCGGCGGCCGAAAGCCTGAAAGACACGATCGCACGCGTGCTGCCCTATTACGAAAGCGCGATCCTGCCTGCGCTGAAAGCGGGCGAAACGGTGATCGTTTCCGCTCATGGCAACAGCTTGCGCGCGCTGGTGAAGCACCTGTCGCAGATTTCCGATGCCGATATCCTCGAACTCGAAATCCCCACCGGCCAGCCGATCGTCTATGATTTCGAAGCGGCGGGCCGCCCGGGCGAACGGCAATACCTGAAGGATCGTTGA
- the purE gene encoding 5-(carboxyamino)imidazole ribonucleotide mutase has product MSAPIAIVMGSQSDWPTMQCAAKVLDELGVGYDARVVSAHRTPERMYDFAKGAADEGFKVIIAGAGGAAHLPGMISALTHLPVLGVPVQSKALSGLDSLLSIVQMPAGVPTGTLAIGEAGATNAGLFAASILATNDAALTERLKAWRAARRDAVTEKPSDA; this is encoded by the coding sequence ATGAGCGCACCCATCGCTATCGTCATGGGCAGCCAGTCCGACTGGCCGACCATGCAATGCGCCGCCAAAGTGCTGGACGAACTGGGCGTGGGTTACGACGCGCGAGTCGTATCCGCCCATCGCACGCCCGAACGGATGTACGATTTCGCGAAGGGTGCGGCCGATGAAGGCTTCAAGGTCATCATCGCGGGTGCGGGCGGCGCGGCGCATCTGCCGGGGATGATTTCCGCCTTGACCCATCTGCCCGTCCTCGGCGTGCCGGTGCAGTCGAAAGCGCTTTCCGGCCTCGATAGCCTGCTGTCCATCGTCCAGATGCCCGCAGGCGTGCCCACCGGCACGCTGGCCATCGGCGAAGCGGGCGCGACCAATGCCGGGCTGTTTGCCGCTTCGATCCTCGCCACCAACGATGCGGCGCTGACCGAGCGGCTCAAGGCCTGGCGCGCGGCGCGACGCGATGCCGTGACCGAAAAGCCCAGCGACGCGTGA
- a CDS encoding 5-(carboxyamino)imidazole ribonucleotide synthase — translation MIPQGGTIGILGGGQLGRMLAVAAAQLGYRCHIYAPEQDSIAADVGAAFTCADWHDAEALTRFVRDCDVITLEFENIPVAPLKAIPAGKLAPGTNALEVAQDRLREKRFVETLGGVPAPFAPVDSREDLDAAIERIGTPGILKTARDGYDGKGQWRIGSAHDADGIALPGVPLVYEGFVRFEGEFSVILVRGRDGAVRFWDSAENVHEHGILARSTVPADPAVARHVAAARKLATEVAIALDYVGVLTLEFFATAAGPVFNEMAPRVHNSGHWTIEGAITSQFENHIRAICGLPLGSTALVAPQVEMRNLIGDEASDSAAILADPANRLHLYGKAQAREGRKMGHVTRLGWI, via the coding sequence ATGATCCCGCAAGGCGGCACGATCGGCATACTCGGCGGGGGCCAGCTCGGCCGCATGCTGGCCGTGGCGGCCGCGCAACTGGGCTATCGCTGCCATATCTACGCCCCCGAACAGGATAGCATCGCCGCCGATGTCGGTGCCGCATTCACTTGCGCGGACTGGCACGATGCCGAAGCGCTGACGCGCTTCGTGCGGGATTGCGATGTCATCACCCTCGAATTCGAGAATATCCCGGTCGCCCCGCTGAAAGCGATTCCGGCGGGCAAGCTGGCCCCCGGCACCAACGCGCTGGAAGTGGCGCAGGACCGGCTGCGGGAAAAGCGCTTCGTCGAAACGCTGGGCGGCGTGCCCGCCCCGTTCGCCCCGGTCGATTCGCGCGAGGATCTGGACGCTGCCATCGAACGGATCGGCACGCCCGGCATCCTCAAGACCGCACGTGACGGGTATGACGGCAAAGGCCAGTGGCGCATCGGCAGCGCGCACGATGCCGATGGCATAGCTTTGCCCGGCGTGCCTCTGGTCTATGAAGGCTTCGTCCGGTTCGAAGGCGAATTCTCGGTCATCCTGGTGCGCGGGCGCGACGGCGCGGTGCGGTTCTGGGACAGCGCCGAAAATGTGCACGAACACGGCATTCTGGCGCGTTCCACCGTACCGGCCGACCCGGCCGTCGCGCGCCATGTGGCCGCCGCGCGCAAGCTTGCCACCGAAGTGGCCATCGCGCTCGACTACGTCGGCGTGCTGACGCTGGAATTCTTTGCCACGGCGGCGGGCCCGGTGTTCAACGAAATGGCCCCGCGCGTGCACAATTCGGGCCACTGGACGATCGAAGGCGCGATCACCAGCCAGTTCGAAAACCACATCCGTGCGATTTGCGGATTACCGCTGGGCAGTACCGCGCTGGTCGCGCCGCAAGTGGAAATGCGCAATCTGATCGGCGACGAAGCGAGCGACAGCGCCGCCATTCTGGCCGATCCCGCCAACCGACTGCACCTTTACGGCAAGGCGCAGGCGCGCGAAGGGCGCAAAATGGGCCATGTCACCCGGCTGGGCTGGATCTGA
- a CDS encoding dihydrofolate reductase: MTQALFLIYARAENGTIGRDNALPWRIPADLKRFKALTMGKPMIMGRKTFDSFPRPLPGRRHIVLTRDTAWQAEGAEPVHSLAEARAAAGDGEVAVIGGAEIYALFLPLAQRIELTEVHSPFAGDTHMPALGPEWHETAREDHPATGDAPAFSFVTLQRAVEAARS; the protein is encoded by the coding sequence ATGACGCAGGCCCTGTTCCTGATCTATGCCCGTGCGGAAAACGGCACCATCGGGCGTGACAATGCCCTGCCCTGGCGCATTCCAGCCGATTTGAAGCGGTTCAAGGCGCTGACCATGGGCAAGCCGATGATCATGGGTCGCAAGACGTTCGACAGCTTCCCCCGGCCGCTGCCGGGGCGGCGCCACATCGTGCTGACACGCGACACCGCCTGGCAGGCCGAAGGGGCCGAGCCGGTCCATTCGCTGGCCGAGGCGCGGGCCGCGGCGGGCGACGGCGAAGTGGCGGTGATCGGCGGGGCGGAAATCTATGCCCTGTTCCTGCCGCTGGCCCAGCGGATCGAACTGACCGAAGTCCACAGCCCGTTCGCGGGCGACACACATATGCCCGCGCTCGGCCCGGAATGGCATGAAACCGCGCGCGAAGATCACCCCGCAACCGGGGATGCGCCCGCCTTTTCTTTCGTAACCCTGCAACGCGCGGTAGAGGCGGCGCGATCATGA
- a CDS encoding bifunctional riboflavin kinase/FAD synthetase: MIRLDSRTPVPEHLRGAILALGNFDGFHRGHQAVVGEAIRRAREQGRPAIVATFDPHPVRFFDPQAEPFRLTTLDQRAELFAAAGADAMLVIGFDADVAGMSAQSWVEDGLHGHLGAAGVVTGEDFTFGKGRSGNPQVLRELGAPLGLDAVTVGPVHDDTGPISSSRIRAALKAGDCATATALLTRPFAIRGVVQHGDKVGRTIGFPTANLPLDNYLRPRFGIYAVTGHLIGQDTVLKGAANIGVRPHFDPPKELLEPHFFNFSGDLYGQEVEVAFHHFIRPEAKFASLDELVAQIGRDCDRARELLG; the protein is encoded by the coding sequence ATGATTCGCCTCGATTCCCGCACGCCCGTGCCCGAACACCTGCGCGGCGCCATTCTGGCGCTGGGCAATTTCGACGGTTTCCATCGCGGCCATCAGGCCGTGGTGGGCGAAGCGATCCGGCGCGCGCGCGAACAGGGGCGGCCCGCCATCGTCGCCACGTTCGATCCGCACCCGGTGCGCTTTTTCGATCCCCAGGCCGAACCTTTCCGCCTGACCACGCTGGACCAGCGCGCCGAACTGTTCGCCGCCGCCGGGGCCGACGCGATGCTGGTGATCGGCTTCGATGCCGATGTGGCGGGCATGTCGGCGCAATCCTGGGTGGAGGATGGGCTGCATGGCCACCTCGGCGCGGCGGGCGTGGTGACGGGGGAGGATTTCACGTTCGGCAAGGGGCGCAGCGGCAATCCGCAGGTCCTGCGCGAACTGGGCGCGCCGCTGGGGCTGGACGCCGTGACAGTCGGCCCGGTGCATGACGATACAGGGCCGATCTCCTCCAGCCGCATCCGTGCGGCCTTGAAAGCCGGCGATTGCGCCACCGCCACCGCTCTGCTCACCCGCCCCTTCGCGATTCGCGGAGTGGTGCAGCATGGCGACAAGGTCGGCCGGACGATCGGCTTTCCCACCGCCAATCTGCCGCTCGACAATTATCTGCGTCCGCGCTTCGGCATCTATGCCGTGACCGGGCATCTCATCGGGCAGGATACCGTGCTGAAAGGCGCGGCCAATATCGGCGTGCGCCCGCATTTCGACCCGCCCAAGGAATTGCTGGAACCGCATTTCTTCAACTTTTCCGGCGATCTCTACGGGCAGGAAGTGGAAGTGGCGTTCCACCATTTCATCCGCCCCGAAGCGAAATTCGCCTCGCTGGATGAGCTGGTGGCGCAGATCGGCCGGGATTGCGACCGGGCGCGCGAACTGCTGGGCTGA
- the ileS gene encoding isoleucine--tRNA ligase, with product MSEQRDYRDTVFLPKTDFPMKAGLPQKEPGILARWEADGMYQRLREARAGREQFILHDGPPYANGDMHIGHALNHILKDMVVRTQTLLGKDAPYVPGWDCHGLPIEWKVEEQYRKKKKNKDEVPAKEFRAECRAYAQQWVDTQREQLKRLGVCGNWDKPYLTMDFAAEATIVAELLKFAESGQLYRGAKPVMWSPVEKTALAEAEVEYEDITSTQVDVAFEIVESPIPELVGAHAVIWTTTPWTIPVNQALAYGPEVEYHHYRAHDGRRFLIAVDLLEAFFARTGLGPVAEDIEGDVVLSEYALGTYRGADLAGTVARHPMHHLGGFFAEPRPLLAGDFVTTDSGTGLVHMAPDHGEDDFDLCKARGIGPKFVVEADGRYREDWLWLPRTDERSASVIHPKFNAPEGPVCEDLRAAGALLAASADYQHSYPHSWRSKAKVIYRCTPQWFVPMDKPIDRDTPRCAAEAEIRAAQGDGETLRQTALRAIAETRFVPDKGRNRIGSMVESRPDWVLSRQRAWGVPITLFVSRATGQYLRDPEVNARIIAAIREGGVDAWDEENAQALLGERYDLADFERVTDILDVWFDSGSTHAFVLESGRWPELTRPAGYTGPPADLYLEGSDQHRGWFQSSLLESCATRGRAPYKAVLTHGFTMDAKGMKMSKSLGNTISPLDVMRDYGADIIRLWALSVDYTEDHRIGPEILKGVADQYRKLRNTFRYMLGALADFDEAERLPVAEMPELERYMLVLLGQLDATLRQAVDAFDFNTYVRALTDFCNEDLSAFYFDIRKDCLYCDAPGDPRRRAYRSALDTLFHALIRYAAPVLVYTGEEVWGTRYPEGGSVHLLEWPAVPMTEADLAKWAQLRSLREKVNEAIEPLRREKVIGSGLEAQVAVPAAAVPPGTANAALAELFITSTVSCSEEGAMEVTPTEHHKCGRCWRHLPDVAEDGALCARCDDALVQAEAAQ from the coding sequence ATGAGCGAACAGCGCGACTATCGAGACACCGTCTTCCTGCCGAAGACCGATTTCCCCATGAAAGCCGGCCTGCCCCAGAAGGAGCCGGGCATTCTGGCGCGCTGGGAAGCGGACGGCATGTACCAGCGCCTGCGCGAAGCGCGCGCGGGGCGGGAACAGTTCATTCTCCACGATGGTCCGCCTTACGCCAACGGCGACATGCACATCGGCCACGCGCTGAACCATATTCTGAAAGACATGGTGGTGCGCACGCAGACTCTGCTCGGCAAGGATGCGCCCTATGTCCCCGGCTGGGACTGCCACGGCCTGCCCATCGAATGGAAAGTCGAGGAACAGTACCGCAAGAAGAAAAAGAACAAGGACGAGGTCCCGGCGAAGGAATTCCGCGCCGAATGCCGCGCCTATGCCCAGCAGTGGGTGGACACGCAGCGCGAGCAACTCAAGCGCCTCGGCGTGTGCGGCAACTGGGACAAGCCCTATCTGACCATGGATTTCGCGGCGGAGGCGACAATCGTTGCCGAACTGCTGAAATTCGCGGAAAGCGGCCAGCTCTATCGCGGCGCCAAGCCGGTGATGTGGAGCCCGGTGGAAAAGACCGCGCTGGCCGAAGCCGAAGTGGAATACGAGGATATCACCTCGACCCAGGTCGATGTGGCGTTCGAGATCGTCGAAAGCCCGATCCCCGAACTGGTCGGCGCGCACGCGGTGATCTGGACCACCACGCCATGGACGATCCCGGTCAACCAGGCGCTCGCCTATGGTCCCGAAGTGGAATACCACCATTACCGGGCGCATGACGGGCGGCGTTTCCTCATCGCGGTCGATCTGCTCGAAGCCTTCTTCGCGCGCACCGGCCTCGGCCCGGTGGCGGAGGACATCGAAGGCGATGTCGTGCTCAGCGAATACGCGCTCGGCACGTATCGCGGCGCGGACCTTGCCGGAACCGTCGCACGCCACCCGATGCACCATCTGGGCGGCTTCTTCGCCGAACCGCGTCCGCTGCTCGCCGGCGATTTCGTCACCACCGACAGCGGCACCGGCCTCGTCCACATGGCGCCCGATCATGGCGAGGATGACTTCGACCTGTGCAAGGCGCGCGGCATCGGCCCCAAATTCGTGGTGGAGGCCGATGGCCGCTATCGCGAAGACTGGCTGTGGCTGCCGCGCACGGACGAACGCTCCGCCTCGGTCATCCATCCCAAATTCAACGCGCCGGAAGGCCCGGTTTGCGAAGATCTGCGCGCGGCGGGCGCGCTGCTGGCGGCCAGCGCCGATTACCAGCATTCCTATCCGCATTCGTGGCGCTCCAAGGCCAAGGTGATCTATCGCTGCACCCCGCAGTGGTTCGTGCCGATGGACAAACCGATCGACCGCGACACGCCGCGCTGCGCCGCCGAGGCGGAAATCCGCGCCGCGCAGGGCGATGGCGAAACCCTGCGCCAGACGGCGCTGCGCGCGATTGCCGAAACCCGCTTCGTGCCGGACAAGGGCCGCAACCGCATCGGCTCCATGGTCGAAAGCCGCCCGGACTGGGTGCTTTCGCGCCAGCGCGCCTGGGGTGTGCCGATCACGCTGTTCGTCAGCCGGGCAACCGGTCAGTATCTGCGCGATCCGGAAGTCAACGCCCGGATCATCGCCGCGATCCGCGAAGGCGGCGTGGATGCATGGGATGAAGAAAACGCGCAGGCCCTGCTGGGCGAACGATACGATCTGGCCGACTTCGAGCGTGTGACCGACATTCTCGACGTGTGGTTCGATTCCGGTTCCACCCATGCTTTCGTGCTGGAAAGCGGGCGCTGGCCTGAACTGACCCGCCCGGCAGGCTACACCGGCCCGCCCGCCGATCTTTATCTCGAAGGCAGCGACCAGCATCGCGGCTGGTTCCAGTCGAGCCTGCTGGAAAGCTGCGCCACGCGCGGCCGCGCGCCTTACAAAGCGGTGCTGACTCACGGTTTCACCATGGACGCCAAGGGCATGAAAATGTCCAAGAGCCTCGGCAACACGATCAGCCCGCTGGATGTGATGCGCGATTACGGCGCGGACATCATCCGCCTGTGGGCGCTGTCGGTGGATTACACCGAAGATCACCGCATCGGCCCGGAAATCCTCAAAGGTGTGGCCGACCAGTACCGCAAGCTGCGCAACACGTTCCGCTACATGCTGGGCGCGCTGGCCGATTTCGACGAGGCGGAACGTCTGCCCGTGGCCGAAATGCCCGAGCTGGAACGGTATATGCTGGTCCTTCTCGGCCAGTTGGATGCGACTTTGCGGCAGGCGGTCGATGCGTTCGATTTCAACACCTATGTCCGCGCGCTGACCGATTTCTGCAACGAAGACCTCTCGGCCTTCTATTTCGATATCCGCAAGGACTGCCTCTATTGCGATGCCCCCGGCGATCCGCGCCGCCGCGCCTATCGCAGCGCGCTCGACACGCTGTTCCATGCCCTGATCCGCTATGCCGCGCCGGTGCTGGTCTATACGGGCGAGGAAGTGTGGGGCACCCGCTATCCGGAAGGGGGCAGCGTCCACCTGCTCGAATGGCCCGCGGTGCCCATGACCGAAGCGGATCTCGCCAAATGGGCGCAACTGCGTTCGCTGCGGGAAAAGGTGAACGAAGCGATCGAGCCGCTGCGGCGCGAAAAGGTGATCGGTTCGGGGCTGGAAGCACAAGTGGCCGTGCCCGCCGCCGCCGTGCCCCCGGGCACCGCCAACGCCGCCCTGGCCGAACTGTT